The window TAAACAGAGAGTTAGTAATACTTATTAGAACAGTCATGTTCCATAGGCTATATGAATCTGCTCAAATGTACAAGTATTATGAGTGTCTCACACTCTGCTGGGCTATCGGTTGTCAAAGTTCAGAATTCAATTATAATAGAAACAAACTAaaagtagttatttaaaattACCCCCAGTATAcgaaaataccccccccccaaaaaaaaaaaacaaaacaaaaaggtttaaaaaacccAGCGTTTGATGGGAAGCGATGCTGAATAGATATTGTTCATTGGGAAACCCTTTTAATGAAGAGGAAGGTCCACACAAACCGATGAATGCAGTTCTGAAGATTTGCCTGACAGATATTGCCAGTGTGTTTGTAAATGAAGAGACGCAGctttttttggttcttttttttttttaaataattttgaaatctgcccccccacacacacacaatgtcaaaCATCTTACTATGCCtatgatatctatctatctatctatctatctatctatctcagaGATGAAGTGTGAGCTTCAAATATAAGGTAGTCTGATGCCGATAGCGGTCCGATAGCACTCGGCGTTTGACTTATTTTCTTTGTCTATTGatttgttgtgtttcttttctcttttactcCTATTATGCAGACTTTTAATTTGGGTACCATAAATATCAATGGAGGGAGAGATGTAGAAAAGAGAACAGTAGTTTTTGAATATTTAATACAGAAGAAAATGAGTGTTGCCATGTGTCAAGAAACACATACAGATGAAAACAATAAGGCAGATTGGTTAAAACAATGGGATTGGGAGGTTATACTGAGCCATGGCACTCATTTTAGTGCAGGAGTCGCTATTCTATTTTCTAAAGATTTTAAaccagattattttattttgagtgAAGAGGTTCAAGGTCGGCTATTAAAAGTTCAATTCAGTATTTGTAGTAAGACTCTTGTCTTTATAAATGTTTAtgctcctgtggcaaagtggtgagtgaatacaggtaaGATACAATTGCAGAGTggatataaaacagacagacaatgatttccaggtgcaagggtgtttattgatttacaaTTAGTCATTTTTCACATATCATTTCCAGGCGGCTGTTTATAGAGTTTTTCTTTGTACTGGAGCAGTCTGGGTAAgctccttgctcaagggtacagcagcagtacagCATGGAAGACGCGGAGCAGCCGTGGACTTTCACGGTCATGTGCTTAGGAACGGCGATGGAGGAGACAGCATTACCACATTCTCATAGTCAGTGTTGGAATTGCTCACATGCAGTCTAAAACAAGCCCACAGCTTGTAGTATTGTGTACTGCCACAATACCAGAAGCAACAAAGGCCTTAGCATTTATATGGTCCCCTTAGAGGCAACAGCCAAcctagataaatagatagatagatagagagatagagagatagagatagatagagagagatagatattgAAGAGGTATCGAGTATCGTGAAACTGAACTGGTATCGTATCGAAGTTCAAAATTCTGGTATCGTGACAACCCTACTCCCAGGTATCTAAAAGCTGCTTGACTCCACTGTAACCCTGGGGGAAGATCTGGAGGCCTACTGCCTTCCCAATCACCTAATAAAAACACACTGCTTTTTGACCACTTGTCCTCGCAGAGGACACTTCTCCAAACAACCATTTAATATTTGTACATCTTTTTTCCCAGAACAAAGACTACAACATCGTCAGCATAGGCCACCACTTTTTATAGGCTCCACCGGAACATCTGGAATGGACAAGCCAGATAACAAAAGCCTTAATTTGTTGAGTAACGGTTCAATTGAAAGCGAATATAACATCCCAGACATGGAACAACCCTGGTGAATTCCCCTCTGCACCTGAATAGGAGAGCTAAGCACACCATTGATTTTAAGTGTACTAAAAACATTACTGTAGAGTGACTGAATTTTGCCCAAAAACTGGGACCAAAACCAAAAGTCTTAACTACATTAAATAAATTCTTATGATCGACGCGATCAaaagctttctcctgatctaaagaaatgAGACCAGCTTTAAACCCTGCTTATAGTTGACATTCAAACTGAAGTGTGGCtgattgaacacactgtgaacactTATCTACCAAGGGTTCATCACACGGCTTCAGCAAATGCAAGTTTTGCATATCGACTCTGTGTGAAGAACAGGCTTTTGTGAACAGAGTCGATATGCAAAACTTGTGTTTGCTGAAGCCGTGTGATGAACCCTTGGTAGGGAGGGGGGTCACAGTGTGTTTAATCACTCACACTTCAGTTTGAGCCTCCTCTACAGAGGTGTTTTTTACGTGTGTCCCTAAAAGGTAGGGGCTTACAGTGTAATAATCTAACAATGTGCGTGACTGTGCCAGAACAAAGATATTCATCCTGCACACAGCTCCTGTAGTGGCCATTTCACTTTAATACAGAGTTTAATagattattattagtagcagtTGTAGTAGAAGCAGAAGAATACTACAATGCATCTCCAACTgatcctagagagagagagagagagagagagagagagagagagagagagagaaccccaATGTAGCAGATTTTATATTATGTATAatcatattttttacatatttcttacgtgttttttctgttttcaagTCTTATGGCTGTAAGATGAAAACCTCATGGTCAGGGAAAAATGCAGGGCCCCTGCGTCACTGATTGCTTCCTTCCAAAAAGGCTGAAGCAGTTTGCAAAAATGCCACTGccagtaagtgttatttcctaattgcttatgcctcaaaagtatagaaaatggctattattccccacaaactttgcttttgtgaccaggacagtgatattttgaaatttacctattttccagaacattccagatagattcagtgctgagtaaacttggagtaacttctagaactttccagtaatataaatagtagtataaatacaggggccttaagcccaccagttcagtttagttccagctggaTGCATACTGCATttctctgagatggcatcaagaggctgcaagcatccggcagacgcattttgctatgtctgtggccaatttatcaagacaagagcgaaaaagtactccgtggaagcatctgctaagatgtgtgaggcctacaaggcatattttggcatgcctgtcagagatcaagacaaaccctgggcacctcatttcacctgcgagcactgcaaaaaaactctggaaggtaagagggacaattgttgctcggaattttatgttataaaatttgttaaaatttttaaaattgtaaaagtttttaattttaaaatgttttacaattttcaatgttattgaaaaaatatatcatatatgaaaaatgttgcgagaatctcttacacattagtcatgggtgaaataaatgtatttttgtagaatggtacagaggggaaaagagagccatgaagttcgctatcccaagaatttggcgggaacccactcaagcaactgctagttctgcatggtggacccttccaagcggacagagttctctgtggggaggaacaacgtcaagtgggagccactggtggacccccggaaggtgctgatgccaccactgcacatcaaattgggccttatgaaacaatttgtcagagctctagataaggagtcggcagccttcaaggaccttcaagacttcttccctaagctgtctgaggcaaaggtcaaagccggtgtcttcgtcggaccacagataaagaagatcctggagtgcaatgaattccccaagaagctcactagtaaggagaaagcggcttggaacagctttgtcgcagtggttcggggcttcctgggcaatcacaaggccgaaaactatgtggagctggttgagactctggtgaagaactacggcacaatgggctgtaggatgtccctcaaagtccatatccttgatgttcatcttgataaattcaaggagaacatgggaacgtactcggaggagcaaggtgagcgcttccaccaggatatactggactttgaacgccgctaccaaggacagtataacgagaacatgatgggagactacatttgggggctgattcgtgaaagtgatttacagtataatcgtaaatctcgaaaaactactcacttctaaatcttttgtagtcatttttgtattactttagtataaatacatgttaatttggattcatatgttgtttttttctgactttatgtgaacgaaaagacacaaattcgcccgttttctcattggaaataggtaaatttcaaaatatcactgtcctggtcacaaaagcaaagtttgtggggaataatagccattttctatacttttgaggcataagcaattaggaaataacacttactacccaggaacaaaaattgtgttacatagtgttattattatttaaaatctgaAACAAGTTCATACACGCACACTTCCTCACAGGAGCAGGGATTTGATCCTGCGCTTCACAAGCATTTCTAATTACATGAGTTACTCACTTGTTGCACCACCGGGAAACTAGCaaacaaatgaaatatcaaatCTTACTTATTTCAACGCTAATTTTCCAGCCGAGTACATCAGGTCAGATATGCCTCCCTTTCTAAAACAACATGATCGTGTTTTCGATTGTACAACAATGTTACATTTCAAGTATGATAATGCAGATGCGTGACTGGTTTTTTTGTTGGGTAATCATatgtgtggttgatatataaacagatagcagaaacattataaaatgtaacttcattttgtaagtcacaaatgacactgacagagcctgtaaaaaGCGTGCTTTACGGTGTCTATcgtgtacattaggctacagatcataatttctaaatgccaagttccagtgtggagtagtggttagggttctggattcttgaccggagggtcatgggttcaatcccaggtgggggacactgctgctgtacccttgagcaaggtactttaagaAAATACTGACCAACAGAACCAAAGATTCtagtttgtttaatataaatggtgtggatatcaaactgcttgcacaccctggtTTGTTtcgacgttgaccaacatgtggaatcacaggattggtagatgtctagttatttagcttttctgtttgaatactCGCTGCACACCCTTAAAAAGTGGAAGAAGAATTTCACCTTAGTTTGaagacttatatctcattgtgtataagaggtatgtacgctTTTtgtcacatttgaggtaagaaagtttcgcAGTCAAGGAAATGTGCCCATTACTGGACACATTCAAATAGACAATTGACCTCTAAGACGTTAGGTTTTTAATCAAAttagtttctttacaaatgacatacAAGGTAAAAAAATCACGCGCCTTGATAGATTGCATTCCTGAAACtgacagctcggcaccgttggctGTGCTTGATAGGAAATGGTGTTGTTGGAGTCGGGGTATAGCTCAGCGGTAGAGCATTTGCCTGCATATCacgagatccctggttcaaatccgaatacccccatttttatttaaattaaaatacaagttgcattatagaatttttcttttcagctgcaaaggtacaaacaagtaacaaatagtgttttaaagacaGTAACAAGGTACagacggggattgaacccgtgatcttcggtttacgagaccgacgccttaccacttggccaccgcacccttcatgactgcaaatgaaatcggaagcttggactctattgagaaggctgcccggaAAGAGAATCTGCCTGGAAACCAACCTTACAGTTAACAGCTGAATGCCaaggatgggcaaaatagtctcggaaactctttaaatagaaaacattggtctccatatttatttaaaatacaaatagaaaataggttgccagacatgtattttaaatagaaatgagtaaatactattttgcaaatagtatttttttaaaacacttgacaccctctaccggctgtagtatacacccattttttatttattgttttcataataatgaactgaaagtttcagtactgcctcagtccacaagcctgtcagtaaccgtattttgatccaaaagaactggtacttctatagcaataattacagtagttttaggctgtctttgaaaatgaattaatttggagttaagaatcgtacatcttttaccagaaacatttagttttacattaaatggatttcatattgGAGTGAAGCTATAGTCGCATTGCTGAGTACGGaatgaccataaaacaaggcgcatgctaattctgaggacacactcgttttaggtgttaaccctattatttgcagcagcagcgatgcaattttaaagcttttcaccatttttcaactttttatttacttaaaacaaaaatgcagtttctgctcaatttgtaataaagcagtacttgttatatgatcctgatagtaatcgtaatataatcagagccttctgaggacacagacgccgttacccacagtgacttacaatcataaacaaaaacacatttcaagaatcacagttcaagtattcatacatataagagcaagatcaaatacaatgacttcagttctaaaaagtacaagtatatgacaaaatacgattcaataatcagagcagataacagctcctcctcaagactcacctcttcagacagcacctgtagaactcctattTCTGATTAGTGCCACCAGTGTCGTCCAAATCGATCGCTTTCGAATTCAGCGGGTTGCCCGGGTTAGTACGGCTCCTAaagaaatatgcattttaaatctgAAGCTTAATAATCCACAAAGAACAGTTTTAATAATACTGATGTGTAAGTATAGGCAAAACATAATGCTATTAAAAACGATATCCGTTTGGGGAtgtataaaaactacaaatcccatgtGGCATTGCGGCTCCCGCACCTGCGCAGTGAGGTGAGAGAGACTGCGAGTCTTGTTTAAATTTTGAGCGGGGAAGAGAAAAGGCGCGCGCCTCGCGTCGTCTCCACACTGTCGCGTGAGAAGAGCTGacggtaaaataataataataataataataataataataataataataataataataataataataataataataatgacagtgtACAACAGGtttcttaaaaatgtacacaatgtTTAGCAGATTAAAACATCTTTTATTTTCatgacgtttcgggcaaaagcacttcagctgtttaaaaagaaaaataaatttgttgttattcaagaattgtagttatacaaaaattatatatatatatgtgtgtgtgtgtgtgtgtgtgtgtgtgtaaacggTGTAGGAgttatttaattaatgttttgaCATACATTGATTCATCTTGTCTAAAAATGAGTTGGAAATAAAGAGTCGATTTGGCGTGatatttgttttaggtttttattaagTAACGGCAGCTCGTAATAAGTTGTAGATTTAAATGACAAGTGTTCGTTGTTTCTTTGCTATAGTTTAGTTTTCATTTCTCTAATATAAGCGCATCCCTAAGCCAGGCCGCCTTAGCAGGCGTCCCGGGGAAACTGGACCTGTCACTTTCCAGCcttcacttttattttattttttatcccggtcagaaacagtaaaaatgtaaaatcgtccaggttttaatatttttttttttgtatagttacaaaactgtgctattattattattatttatttcttagcagacgcccttatccagggcaacttcaattgttacaagatatcacattatacattatttcacattatacagatatcacattatttttacatacaattacccatttatacagttgggtttttactggagcaatctaggtaaagtaccttgctcaagggtacagcagcagtgtccccactggggattgaacccacaaccctccggtcaagagtccagacgcctaaccactactccacactgctgccctaataatgtgatactttgcagCAGCGCGCGTGTCAAGTTGACACAGCACAGtctgtttattaaacacaaaagcaaaataaagaaacGTGTGGGTGACTTGTTTCATCATTCCCACTGTGTGTTTGAGgatttaatattctgtttaacttcctggaccatggcAATTTGAActcgttatttattttattttggaagtgCCTCCAGCCGAGGTAGCCTTTTAAGTGAAGTCCCTATCGTGTTTTTATTAacacagacattatatatatatatatatatatatatatatatatatatatatatatatatatatatatatatatatactgtatatgtattcatGTCAATAGTATTTAATTCACTTTTGTAATGTATGTATAATTCAGGTTTGCGAAATGTCTAAAAGGAAGAGGCAACAATCTGCAGGTAGGTCtaagaaaatacatttggatAAACCAGATCaacctgtctctgtctgtctgtctgtctgtctgtctctctctgtttgtctttctctctctgtctgtctctctctctctctgtctgtctctctctctctgtctttctctctctgtctgtctctctctgtctgtctctctcactctgtctgtctgtctgtacattttaaaccctgtgtcATGCAAATAAAAACTCCTTTTTATTTGTTGGTTCACGCTCGGCCCTTGTACCTTCATTAAAcggttcatttattttaattctcagGCGGTAAGCGAAAAGGAACGACAAAGAAAAGGAAAGTAACACAGGAGAAGGCTTCGGGGACTGTGAACGAGGAGAGCGCCGCCTGTGGTCAGCAAGCGGAACTGCGCTGTGAGGATGACCGCGCTGCCCCGAGCAgcgcagaggagagaggagccgCAGGGAGGTACGGGACAGGGAGACAAACTAGGGCTCCTGGAACCAGGGTTCAAACCGCCGTTCCTGAAAATGGATTCATACCAGCAgtctgtgtgggtttttttctcCAAGTGTTTCGGTAGCTTCCTCAAATCAAGTTCAGAGTGTTTTTTGTCTCGCGGTCCTCACACAGCAAAGCCAGCTGGAGAAACACACTCGTGACTGCATTGGAGGCTCTGCAGCCACCGAACGCTGTGAAACTTTGACGTGCAAATGCTTTAGGAACATTTCTAAACGTTTTACACTTGGACTGCGGCTGAACTCTTAATATCTGGCATGTTAACCCAGCTTTCTTATCCTTTCTAAAGCAGGTCAGAGAGTGAGGGGGGAGACGGCGCTCACAAACTCAGCCCTGGAGTGAAGGACTGCTTCCTACCGATAGCCCAGGTAGGCATTTCATTATTCATATTTCAAtggatttattcattattttaacactCAGGCTGTAAATACACGTTTTTAATAGATTCATCCTTCTGTTTGAAATGGTTGTTTTAGCATTTAAACCACCAGAACCACATTTACAGATAGATTTGCaaggttgtgtgtgttttgtttttttttcccagtaaaAACTTTTCAAATGGGGGAAGGGGGAAAATAAAATAGTACCATTAACTGAGAGGACTTATGaattgcttctgtttgcaaaaatCCCTAGCGGCTAGTTTCACAGCCCCCGTGGagcgctaatcagggtctgtgaaactagccgctAGTGTGGCTAActcctttaaataaaataatatatatttagctcaaagagccagctgccctataattctgttataattgtataatatatactgtgaacTAGCCGGCACCACAAacggttcttgcccctttaaaaatagacccaggactccAGAAACTGTTTTTTACAGCGCTGacgcgcttttttttttttaatgaacacaaaacaaacacaaaaacaaaacacaaaataaactcctagctctatacgagcactaactagacacacgGGAACCTCACTATCGGGCAGGACGGCTAAGACGTTTACCTGCCAAATGCAAAAATACACTCTTCTTCAAACATACaggactgcttggaagcagagtacccctttctgcctccttctcctcagcagccccgagcaaactgactgcctctcttttataccctgcacctggctctaatttaataataagcaccaggtgcaggggataatcaataataaaacaattaacaaatcaaagtaacaataaagcaaaacaatcaaacaatagaGCAAACTAACAAACAAGGTGCCTGCGCACATATCCtgcacagggaggattttaacacccctccctgctgtcttacaatacatatataaaaaaaatcactcttACATCTGtatcaaatacactttttataataagtgtgtccgaggctcccgcttctatagagactcgtgcggctggactctgtaataacagcgtgtctgaggctcccgcttctatagagacttgtgcggctggactctgtaataacagcgtgtccgaggctcccgcttctgtagagactcgtgcggctggactctgtaataacagcgtgtccgaggctcccgcttctatagagacttgtgcggctggactctgtaataacagcgtgtccgaggctcccgcttctgtagagactcgtgcggctggactctgtaataacagcgtgtccgaggctcccgcttctataaagactcgcgcggctggactctgtaataacagcgtgtccgaggctcctgcttctgtagagactcgtgcggctggactctgtaataacagcgtgtccgaggctcccgcttctataaagactcgcgcggctggactctgtaataacagcgtgtctgaggctcccgcttctatagagacttgtgcggctggactctgtaataacagcgtgtccgaggctcccgcttctgtagagactcgtgcggctggactctgtaataacagcttgtccgaggctcccgcttctataaagactcgcgcggctggactctgtaataacagcgtgtccgaggctcccgcttctatagagacttgtgcggctggactctgtaataacagcgtgtccgaggctcccgcttctatagagactcgtgcggctggactctgtaataacggCGTGTctgaggctcccgcttctataaagACTTGCGCGGcgggactctgtaataacagcgtgtccgaggctcccgcttctatagagacttgtgcggctggactctgtaataacagcgtgtccgaggctcccgcttctatagaGACTCGTGCGGCTGGACTCTGCAATAACAGCGTTTCCGAGGCTCCTGCTTCTATAGAGACtcgtgcggctggactctgtaataacagcgtgtccgaggctcccgcttctataaagactcgcgcggctggactctgtaataacagcgtgtccgaggctcctgcttctgtaaagactcgtgcggctggactgtaataacagcgtgtccgaggctcccgcttctgtagagactcgtgcggctggactctgtaataacagcgtgtccgaggctcccgcttctataaagACATAAAGACttgcgcggctggactctgtaataacagcgtgtccgaggctcccgcttctgtagagactcgtgcggctggactctgtaataacagcgtgtccgaggctcccgcttctataaagacttgcgcggctggactctgtaataacagcgtgtccgaggctcccgcttctgtagagactcgtgcggctggactctgtaataacagcgtgtctgaggctcccgcttctgtaaagactcgtgtggctggactctgtaataacagcgtgtccgaggctcccgcttctgtaaagactcttgcggctggactctgtaataacagcgtgtccgaggctcctgCTTCTATAAAGACTTGTgtggctggactctgtaataacagcgtgtccgaggctcccgcttctgtaaagactcttgcggctggactctgtaataacagcgtgtctgaGGCagggcaactagaactgaagagcagcacctGGGCTCGGGTAAAAcgtttatatattaaaaagaaaaaaacacaccttaaCCAAACGAGGACATATCCCTCCTAATCGCACTGGTGTTAAACTGAGCATTTGTATCAGGGTTACAGCCCAAAGCAACCTGAAAGGAGGCTCAGGAGCGTGTGATACAAGATGGATGGAGACCGCTGTGAAATCAGGAGCAGTGATCGTGCTCACCATgtagagtgacagacagacagacatccttcagatgagacgtgaaacaaacaaggtcctattggaagtgactctgcagcagcagcagttgttgatgaagctcaccctctagtctctaagtcactttggataaaagcgtctgctaaattaataattaataataacagatCGACTCTATCGGCCCATAAGGATCCCAGtaacaaaaacagtatttcagtAATTGCATTAGTTTTCTATTCTGCAGATGCCATATGAAGGGTAACAAGGTGGCGGGCAGGAGGGGGGGTCAGTTCAAACTATTTTaagtaataaaatgaattttGAAGTTGCTTTCCTTGTTTTAGTGAACTGCTGTCTGCTGTGCTTGCGTTTTCAGAATATCCTCCCGGGCCGCTCCTCCACTGCGGGCTCATCctgcgatgatgatgatgatgatgtcgccCAGCCCAGCGCGCCGGAGGATACCACTTCGGACCAGCACAGGGGGGCAGGGGAAGGGCCGGGGCAGGGAGACGCCACCCTCCACAGTCACGGGGGAGCGCACGGGCCGAACCACAAAGCCAGCACttcgggagagcagagacagGAGGCAGATCCAGAGAGGCAGCAGCCCACTGTAACGGAGCAAGGGGGGGCAGGAGAGGGGGGGCAGGAGCACCTACCCCATTCCGAGGGGTGCGGGACCCCTGGATTAAAAGCCTCTCTGGGGTTGGAGGATACAGAAACGCAGGGTGGTGGTGTTGCTGGTAGTCCACAGGGACGGCTAGCCTGTTTATTAGGGAGCGCGGAGGCTGTGTTTACAGAGGGGGGGAAGCAGTCCGAGTCAGCCAAGCCGAAACACGTTGAGACTTACCCCGAGACACAGGCTGAAACATCGGCCAATCTGCAGGGAAAGGGGGTGGCGGAGCCTTGCAACGAAGCTGGGGCTCAGCCTGCACCCCCACATTCCCACTGCGGAACCCCCGGAGAGCCCCCTGCcctaccagcagcagcagcagcctccgTTCCTGAGAGAGAAGAATCTATGAGGCTCTGCAAAGGGGTGATCACCAGGCAGGGGCGAGGAGTCGCGATGGAGAAGGGCTCGCAAGTTTTCCCGAATCCGGGATCCGGAACAACACCGCTGCCTCGTGCCTCTGCCGCCTCCTGGTCCCCTCGGAGCTGCGCGGGGCGATCCCAGATCCGACTCGGGAATGAGAACGCGGAATCGGCAGCAGGCAAGAAAATCCAAGACAGTGAGGAGGCGGGCCCTGAAATGAACGAGAAGGATTTCATGAGAAACACCCAGCAAAGCCATTCACAGAGCAGAACCGAGACGGAAGAGTTAAAAGCATCGCAGAGCttcggagagggagagggaagcgACTGGGGACAAATAAAGCTTTCAGAGAACAACAAACTATCAACGTCATCAtccagtgcagcagcagcagcagaatccAAACCAGCAGCCGTGTACGTGAACCCGTGCGTGCTGGAGGAGAGGGACTGGGAATCCCGCTTCGCAGTGCTGGAGATGGAAGACTCGAGCGACGCGGGGGCCGGGCAGCGCAAGGCTAAGGGGG of the Acipenser ruthenus chromosome 43, fAciRut3.2 maternal haplotype, whole genome shotgun sequence genome contains:
- the LOC117404875 gene encoding uncharacterized protein LOC117404875 isoform X2, whose amino-acid sequence is MSKRKRQQSAGGKRKGTTKKRKVTQEKASGTVNEESAACGQQAELRCEDDRAAPSSAEERGAAGRSESEGGDGAHKLSPGVKDCFLPIAQNILPGRSSTAGSSCDDDDDDVAQPSAPEDTTSDQHRGAGEGPGQGDATLHSHGGAHGPNHKASTSGEQRQEADPERQQPTVTEQGGAGEGGQEHLPHSEGCGTPGLKASLGLEDTETQGGGVAGSPQGRLACLLGSAEAVFTEGGKQSESAKPKHVETYPETQAETSANLQGKGVAEPCNEAGAQPAPPHSHCGTPGEPPALPAAAAASVPEREESMRLCKGVITRQGRGVAMEKGSQVFPNPGSGTTPLPRASAASWSPRSCAGRSQIRLGNENAESAAGKKIQDSEEAGPEMNEKDFMRNTQQSHSQSRTETEELKASQSFGEGEGSDWGQIKLSENNKLSTSSSSAAAAAESKPAAVYVNPCVLEERDWESRFAVLEMEDSSDAGAGQRKAKGAARSRRCKPATSAAAAAAAGKREVRTALVCAETACPDLTHTKAEGSLQGAAGAGGQKDPASAAQDREEGGPHPITPAAARGSPESEREDTGATQSCEDHSEWDSEFLHNCSTQRFPDSCSLPAPLPVLGTESGGSALELPLSISSISDSQLHEITLGEAMPEPRSQSLQDYEDASELVCGLIEELSQINRLIMLTHRELQSGRNPRRARLGWETHCQPQGPVTPLGTHRQPQGPVTPLETHCQPQGPVTPLGDTPPTPRTCNPAGRHTANPKDL
- the LOC117404875 gene encoding uncharacterized protein LOC117404875 isoform X1, with translation MSKRKRQQSAGGKRKGTTKKRKVTQEKASGTVNEESAACGQQAELRCEDDRAAPSSAEERGAAGSRSESEGGDGAHKLSPGVKDCFLPIAQNILPGRSSTAGSSCDDDDDDVAQPSAPEDTTSDQHRGAGEGPGQGDATLHSHGGAHGPNHKASTSGEQRQEADPERQQPTVTEQGGAGEGGQEHLPHSEGCGTPGLKASLGLEDTETQGGGVAGSPQGRLACLLGSAEAVFTEGGKQSESAKPKHVETYPETQAETSANLQGKGVAEPCNEAGAQPAPPHSHCGTPGEPPALPAAAAASVPEREESMRLCKGVITRQGRGVAMEKGSQVFPNPGSGTTPLPRASAASWSPRSCAGRSQIRLGNENAESAAGKKIQDSEEAGPEMNEKDFMRNTQQSHSQSRTETEELKASQSFGEGEGSDWGQIKLSENNKLSTSSSSAAAAAESKPAAVYVNPCVLEERDWESRFAVLEMEDSSDAGAGQRKAKGAARSRRCKPATSAAAAAAAGKREVRTALVCAETACPDLTHTKAEGSLQGAAGAGGQKDPASAAQDREEGGPHPITPAAARGSPESEREDTGATQSCEDHSEWDSEFLHNCSTQRFPDSCSLPAPLPVLGTESGGSALELPLSISSISDSQLHEITLGEAMPEPRSQSLQDYEDASELVCGLIEELSQINRLIMLTHRELQSGRNPRRARLGWETHCQPQGPVTPLGTHRQPQGPVTPLETHCQPQGPVTPLGDTPPTPRTCNPAGRHTANPKDL